A DNA window from Sphaeramia orbicularis chromosome 22, fSphaOr1.1, whole genome shotgun sequence contains the following coding sequences:
- the LOC115414213 gene encoding thrombomodulin-like, which yields MACFHLTVSSHLSKVTSFILLIFLLAMEGGLCMAQTGTCRPICSGGDCVTINQHRVDFKSAEEACRNRNGELLTFQSDTNEIFLEIFSQGVYGNFWIGLQLPAGSCSDISAPLRGYEWTSGSRNHIPLFNNWKDTIKVCSPHCVSVSNDQKWTERPCTDEIEGFLCKTDHKDACQAEDLSDSVMFRSSKGCSDGPCEHDCKPVKDGYRCTCFKGYIPDSKNPRRCKMHCGQMKCPAVCEGNFESCDCPDGYIISEGFCEDMDECEERGLCEENCINTFGSYFCSCKQGFIVKDNGKCIKVADSEHFMTTTIPVITGLAKPASKNNTVTGSSAAAGGFIWLWIFIAVALVVFICVVRYYVVKRQKLREQNSSQQTQAHVDNIEC from the coding sequence ATGGCCTGCTTCCATCTGACTGTATCCAGCCATCTGTCAAAGGTAAcatcatttattttgttaatatttttattgGCCATGGAGGGAGGACTTTGCATGGCACAGACTGGTACCTGCAGGCCTATATGCAGTGGGGGTGACTGTGTAACTATAAACCAACACAGAGTGGATTTCAAGTCAGCTGAAGAGGCCTGTCGTAACAGGAACGGGGAACTACTGACATTTCAGTCTGACACAAATGAAATCTTTCTTGAGATTTTCTCTCAAGGAGTGTATGGAAACTTCTGGATTGGACTGCAATTACCAGCAGGCTCATGCAGCGACATATCAGCTCCCCTGAGAGGCTATGAGTGGACTTCTGGAAGCAGGAACCATATTCCACTGTTTAACAACTGGAAAGATACCATTAAAGTCTGTTCCCCGCACTGTGTGTCAGTTTCAAATGATCAAAAGTGGACAGAAAGGCCATGCACAGATGAAATTGAAGGGTTTTTGTGCAAAACAGACCACAAAGATGCATGCCAGGCAGAAGATTTGTCTGATTCAGTTATGTTCAGAAGTTCAAAAGGCTGTTCAGATGGGCCTTGTGAGCATGACTGCAAACCTGTAAAAGACGGATATAGATGCACATGTTTCAAAGGTTACATCCCAGACAGTAAGAACCCAAGACGCTGTAAAATGCACTGTGGACAAATGAAATGCCCTGCAGTATGTGAGGGAAACTTTGAATCATGCGACTGTCCTGACGGCTATATAATCAGTGAAGGCTTTTGTGAGGACATGGATGAATGCGAGGAGCGAGGATTGTGTGAGGAAAACTGTATAAACACCTTTGGAAGTTATTTCTGCTCCTGCAAACAAGGATTTATTGTTAAAGATAATGGAAAATGCATCAAAGTAGCAGACAGTGAACATTTTATGACCACTACCATCCCTGTCATCACAGGTTTAGCAAAACCAGCTTCTAAAAATAACACAGTGACAggctcctctgctgctgctggtggttTCATCTGGCTGTGGATCTTCATAGCTGTGGCTCTGGTTGTGTTTATCTGTGTGGTAAGATATTATGTTGTTAAGCGTCAAAAACTCAGAGAACAAAATTCAAGTCAACAAACTCAAGCTCATGTAGACAACATTGAATGTTAA